The Natrinema caseinilyticum genomic sequence CGACGTGGGGCTGTCTCCCTACGAGGCGCTCGACGAGCGAACGACGCTCGCGCTCGGCACCGACAACGTGATGCTCAACTCGCCGTCGATGTTCCGCGAGATGGAGTTCCTCGCGAAGCTTTCGGCCCTCCCCGCGGACGTCATCCTCCGCATGGCGACCGTCAACGGGGCCGAAATCGCCGACCTCGAGTACGGTCTGCTCGAGCCCGGACGGGCGGCACGACTGCTCGTGCTCGACGGCGACTCGGACAACATGGCCGGCGCTCGAGACCCGGTTCGGGCCGTCGTCAGGCGCGCTGGCGTCGACGACGTCCGGGAGGTCGTGTTCGGGGATCGGTAGCTCAGTCGAGTCGCTCGGACGTCTCCGCGTGCGCTTTCGAGAGCGCGACGTACCTGTCCGCCGTCGCCTCGAGTTCCGGATCGTCGATCGTCGTCTTCGGTTCGGCGGGTGACCCGACGACGAGCGTCGACGCGGGAACCTCGGTACCTTCCGTGACGACGCTGCCGGCGGCGACGACTGCCCCCGGACCGATGTGTGCCCCGTCGAGGACGACCGCATTCATTCCAACCAACGCCCGTTCGGCGACGGTCGCGTCGTGGACGATCGCACTGTGGCCGACGGTGGAAT encodes the following:
- a CDS encoding gamma carbonic anhydrase family protein, with product MGIFKAILETGTSMIRTFDGTEPQIADSAYVDDAAVVIGDVVIEDEASIWPNTTLRGDHGTIVVGEGANVQDNAVLHEDATLEPYSTVGHSAIVHDATVAERALVGMNAVVLDGAHIGPGAVVAAGSVVTEGTEVPASTLVVGSPAEPKTTIDDPELEATADRYVALSKAHAETSERLD